The Glycine soja cultivar W05 chromosome 3, ASM419377v2, whole genome shotgun sequence genome window below encodes:
- the LOC114406565 gene encoding CCR4-NOT transcription complex subunit 1-like isoform X6 — protein MMTHYHSLPTMANTSSNHIRFLLSTLNEVNFDSVFHQLSQFTEFGTTGCILLLQTCLDHYGYVRRDMKDVQHEPILGAVIKHLLDKPNFSTVFSESMKNIEINESFLESFCNGLQLSLLEKIISSLALSDSENSDVRLCGKIFCMAQIEELCANPGYLSFHEQIHNVIMFLKQSEGLSKHVDSFMQILSLVQFKDTPPFVLTPLLPDEMHEADFLRNMELFHDSGENDFDAILADIQKEMNMGDIVKELGYGCTVDVSQCKEIFSLFLPLTENTLSKLLGAIACTHIGLEDNQNTYLTFRAAHGYNVPELPPLNSWNIDVLIDTLKHLAPHTNWVRVIENLDHEGFFLPSEEAFSFLMSVYKHACKQEPFPLHAICGPVWKNTEGQLSFLKYAVSAPPEIFTFAHSGRQLAYVDAINGHKLQNGHANHAWLCLDLLDVLCQLAEKGHASIVRSIFDYPLKHCPEVLLLGLAHINTAYNLLQQEVSLIVFLMIVKSGVGSGMILHLWHVNPNLVLRGFVDSQNNDADSIVRIVDICQELKILSSVVEIMPSYYSIRLAAVASRKEFLDLEKWLSSNLTTYKEAFFEECLKFLKDSHFGGSQNLSGKSFHQSGAILSLYAEAAATILKVLKSHTDLVASRQLSEELERLHVSIIDTNPRLQNGGTADSSTSDGYADDIEAEANSYFHQMFSDQLTINAMVQMLARFKESSVKREKSIFECMIANLFEEYRFFPKYPERQLKIAAVLFGSVIKHQLVTHLSLGIALRYVLDALRKPADSKMFLFGSLALEQFVDRLIEWPQYCNHILQISHLRSTHSEIVSFIEQALARISSGHLDVDGASHASVISNHHSAQATIGHVEVKQLSGSSVIQPGQQHLSLQLQQRRENPLDDRHKASVGSSTDVKPLLSSLGKSSVLTPTDASSTNKLHSTVSTSSMLSSSSPGFVRPSRGTTSARFGSALNIETLVAAAEKREIPIEAPGSEVQDKILFIINNVSAANVEAKAKEFTEILKEQYYPWFAQYMVMKRASIEPNFHDLYLKFLDKVNSKALNKEIVQATYENCKVLLGSELIKSSSEERSLLKNLGSWLGKLTIGRNQVLRAREIDPKSLIMEAYEKGLMIAVIPFTSKVLEPCLNSLAYQPPNPWTMGILGLLAEIYSMPNLKMNLKFDIEVLFKNLGVDMKDVTPTSLLKDRKREFEGNPDFSNKDVGGSQSQMITDIKSGLVPPVNQVELPLEVTNPSNTGAHPHILSQYAGPLHISSGALMEDEKVTPLGLSDSLPSAQGLLQANPGPVPFSISQIPTQIPNIGTHVIINQKLSGFGLQMHFQRAVPIAMDRAIKEIVSSIVQRSVSIATQTTKELVLKDYAMESDETRILNAAHLMVASLAGSLAHVTCKEPLRASISGQLRTSLQNLNIANEILEQAVQLVTNDNLDLGCAVIEQAATDKAINTIDTEIGQQLSLRRKHREGMGSTFFDANLYPQGSMGGVPEPLRPKPGQLSLSQQRVYEDFVRLPWQSQSSPSSHSMSSGVAVQSGTGLTGTNGSVSGQSNPGYPVTTGYEGVSRPLDDMTESNLAPHFSASSINIRAADSVSQHSLEKDSVASFPSAASTPELHAVDSSEVKPLVTSGAVERLGSSFLEPSLTTRDALDKFQIVAQKLEAMVSNDSRDGEIQGVISEVPEIILRCVSRDEAALAVAQKVFRGLYDNASNNIHVTAHLAILTAIRDVCKLAVKELTSWVIYSEEERKYNKEITVGLIRSELLNLTEYNVHMAKLIDGGRNKAAMEFSISLLQTLVVEEPKVISELHNLVDALAKLATKPGCPESLPQLLEMIKNPGAISSSNAGKEDKARQSRDIKVPGLLPANREEFNSIDSIEPDPAGFREQVSMLFTEWYRICELPGANDTAFAHFILQLHQNGLLKGDDLTDRFFRLLTELAVAHCLSTEMINSGSLQSQPQQTMSFLAIDIYAKLVFSILKGSNKLFLLSKILAVTVRFIIKDAEEKKASFNPRPLFRLFINWLLDLGSLEPVTDGANLQILTGFANAFHALQPLKVPAFSFAWLELISHRSFMPKMLTGNGQKGWPYIQRLLVDLFQFMEPFLRHAELGEPVRVLYKGTLRVLLVLLHDFPEFLCDYHFTFCDVIPPSCIQMRNIILSAFPRSMRLPDPSTPNLKIDLLQEITQSPRILSEVDAALKAKQMKADVDEYLKTRQQSSPFLSELKDKMLLSPNEAASAGTRYNVPLINSLVLYVGMQAIHQLQGRTPHTQTSANAFPLAVFSVGAALDIFQTLIVDLDTEGRYLFLNAIANQLRYPNTNTHYFSFILLYLFAESNQEVIQEQITRVLLERLIVNRPHPWGLLITFIELIKNPRYNFWNRSFIRCAPEIEKLFESVSRSCGGPKPVDDSMVSGWV, from the exons ATGATGACTCATTATCATTCCTTGCCCACCATGGCCAACACTTCCTCCAACCATATTCGCTTTCTCCTCAGCACCTTGAACGAAGTCAACTTTGACTCCGTTTTCCATCAACTCTCTCAG TTCACGGAATTTGGAACTACTGGATGCATTTTGCTGCTTCAAACTTGCTTGGATCACTATGGTTATGTCAGAAGAGATATGAAAGATGTGCAGCATGAACCAATTCTTGGGGCAGTCATTAAGCACCTCTTGGACAAACCAAACTTCAGCACAGTGTTTTCTGAGTCAATGAAGAATATAGAAATTAATGAAAGCTTTTTAGAAAGTTTTTGCAATGGATTGCAGTTATCTTTATTGGAAAAAATTATAAGCAGTCTTGCTTTATCTGATTCTGAGAATTCCGATGTCAGGCTGTGTG GCAAAATTTTTTGCATGGCTCAAATTGAGGAATTGTGTGCCAACCCCGGTTATCTGAGTTTCCATGAGCAAATTCACAATGTTATCATGTTCCTAAAGCAGTCTGAGGGTCTTTCCAAGCACGTGGATTCCTTTATGCAGATATTGTCACTTGTGCAGTTCAAAGACACACCACCTTTTGTCTTGACTCCATTGCTTCCTGATGAGATGCATGAGGCTGATTTTTTAAG GAATATGGAGTTGTTCCATGACAGTGGAGAAAATGATTTTGATGCTATTTTGGCTGACATACAGAAGGAAATGAACATGGGTGATATCGTGAAGGAACTAGGCTATGGATGCACGGTGGATGTCTCACAGTGCAAGGAAATATTTTCACTCTTCTTACCTTTAACTGAAAATACACTCTCTAAATTGCTTGGTGCTATTGCTTGTACCCATATTGGGCTGGAGGACAACCAAAACACATACTTAACTTTTCGTGCAGCCCATGGATACAATGTGCCTGAGTTGCCACCGCTGAACTCTTGGAATATTGATGTCTTGATTGATACACTTAAGCATCTT GCACCTCATACTAATTGGGTACGTGTTATTGAAAACCTTGATCATGAAGGGTTTTTTCTTCCTAGTGAAGAAGCGTTCTCTTTTCTCATGTCTGTATATAAGCATGCCTGTAAG CAGGAACCATTTCCTCTCCATGCCATCTGTGGGCCAGTCTGGAAGAATACTGAGGGTCAGCTGTCTTTCCTTAAATATGCTGTATCAGCACCACCGGAAATTTTTACCTTTGCACACTCGGGAAGGCAGCTG GCATATGTTGATGCAATTAATGGCCACAAGCTTCAAAATGGACATGCAAATCATGCATGGCTGTGTCTTGATCTTTTAGATGTCCTCTGCCAGCTAGCTGAAAAGGGTCATGCCAGTATTGTTCGATCAATCTTTGATTATCCCCTTAAACACTGTCCTGAAGTTTTGCTTCTTGGGCTGGCACATATTAAT ACTGCCTACAACCTCTTGCAGCAGGAAGTATCTCTGATTGTTTTTCTCATGATTGTAAAAAGTGGTGTAGGCAGTGGGATGATTCTACACCTTTGGCATGTTAATCCCAATCTGGTATTGAGAGGGTTTGTTGATTCTCAAAACAATGATGCAGACAGCATTGTAAGAATTGTGGACATCTGCCAGGAGCTAAAG ATTCTATCATCTGTGGTGGAAATCATGCCCTCTTATTATAGTATAAGGTTAGCAGCTGTAGCATCAAGAAAAGAATTTCTTGACCTTGAGAAGTGGTTGAGTAGCAACTTAACTACATACAAGGAAGCCTTTTTTGAG GAGTGCCTCAAGTTCTTAAAGGATTCCCATTTTGGTGGATCACAGAACCTTTCTGGCAAATCGTTTCATCAGTCTGGTGCTATTCTGAGTCTATATGCTGAGGCAGCTGCTACCATCTTGAAG GTTCTTAAATCTCACACCGACTTGGTTGCTTCTAGACAACTTTCTGAGGAGTTGGAGAGACTGCACGTATCTATTATAGATACGAATCCAAGGCTTCAAAATGGTGGGACAGCTGATTCATCTACTTCTGATGGATATGCGGATGACATTGAAGCTGAAGCAAACTCTTACTTCCATCAAATGTTTTCTGATCAGTTAACCATTAATGCAATGGTACAGATGCTCGCTCGATTCAAGGAATCTTCAGTGAAGag GGAGAAATCAATTTTTGAATGCATGATTGCAAACTTGTTTGAGGAGTATAGATTTTTCCCAAAGTATCCTGAAAGGCAACTCAAAATTGCTGCAGTTCTCTTTG GTTCTGTGATCAAGCATCAGCTTGTAACTCATCTATCTTTGGGGATTGCTCTTCGTTATGTTCTTGATGCATTGCGCAAGCCTGCAGATTCGAAA ATGTTTTTGTTTGGAAGTCTGGCATTGGAACAGTTTGTGGATCGTCTTATTGAGTGGCCTCAGTATTGCAATCATATTCTTCAAATTTCTCATTTGCGCAGTACACATTCAGAAATAGTTTCTTTCATTGAGCAGGCTCTCGCCAGGATTTCCTCTGGTCATTTGGATGTTGATGGGGCGAGTCATGCTTCTGTTATTAGTAACCATCATTCTGCACAGGCTACAATAGGACATGTGGAGGTAaaa CAGCTCAGTGGCTCTAGTGTTATACAACCTGGGCAGCAACATTTGTCACTGCAGCTTCAACAGAGACGTGAAAATCCCTTGGATGATCGTCACAAAGCTTCTGTTGGTTCATCTACTGATGTAAAGCCATTGTTATCTTCTCTAGGGAAATCTTCAGTACTAACACCTACCGATGCTTCTAGTACCAATAAg TTACATAGCACAGTTAGCACTTCGTCAATGCTATCTTCATCTTCTCCTGGTTTTGTTCGTCCTTCCCGTGGAACTACTTCTGCCA GGTTTGGATCTGCCTTGAACATTGAAACTTTGGTTGCTGCTGCTGAGAAAAGAGAAATTCCTATTGAG GCTCCGGGGTCAGAGGTTCaggacaaaatattatttattattaataatgtttCGGCTGCTAATGTTGAAGCTAAAGCAAAAGAGTTCACTGAAATTTTGAAAGAGCAGTACTATCCTTGGTTTGCACAGTATATGGTTATGAAAAG AGCAAGCATTGAGCCAAATTTCCATGACTTGTACTTGAAATTCCTGGATAAAGTTAATTCAAAGGCTTTGAACAAAGAGATTGTCCAGGCAACTTATGAAAATTGCAAG GTTCTCTTAGGATCAGAGCTCATAAAATCAAGTTCAGAGGAACGCTCTTTGCTTAAAAATTTGGGGAGCTGGCTTGGAAAGTTAACAATTGGCCGGAATCAGGTTTTGAGGGCTCGTGAAATAGACCCAAAGTCTTTGATTATGGAG GCATATGAGAAGGGGCTAATGATTGCTGTTATTCCATTTACGTCAAAG GTCCTTGAACCATGCCTAAACAGTCTTGCATATCAACCTCCTAATCCTTGGACTATGGGCATTTTGGGATTGCTTGCTGAGATTTATTCAATGCCAAACTTGAAAATGAACCTCAAGTTTGACATAGAG GTTTTATTCAAAAATCTGGGTGTTGATATGAAGGATGTCACACCAACCTCTCTCCTGAAGGATAGAAAAAGAGAATTTGAAGGAAATCCTGATTTCTCTAATAAAGATGTTGGGGGATCTCAATCACAAATGATTACTGATATAAAATCTGGCCTCGTACCTCCAGTAAATCAAGTGGAATTACCACTTGAAGTCACCAATCCATCCAACACGGGGGCTCATCCACATATACTCTCTCAG TATGCCGGGCCTCTTCATATTTCCTCGGGAGCATTGATGGAAGATGAAAAGGTTACACCTCTGGGATTGTCTGATTCACTTCCCTCTGCTCAAGGACTGTTACAAGCAAATCCTGGCCCAGTTCCTTTTTCTATTAGCCAG ATTCCAACACAGATACCTAATATTGGGACTCACGTTATTATCAATCAAAAGCTCAGTGGTTTTGGGCTGCAAATGCATTTTCAGAG agcTGTACCAATTGCAATGGATAGAGCTATCAAAGAGATAGTGTCTAGTATTGTGCAGCGTAGTGTTTCCATAGCAACACAAACAACCAAGGAGCTTGTTTTAAAG GACTATGCCATGGAATCTGATGAGACACGCATATTAAATGCGGCACACTTGATGGTCGCTAGTCTGGCTGGAAGTTTGGCTCATGTTACGTGCAAA GAACCATTACGGGCATCAATATCTGGCCAACTGAGGACTTCACTTCAGAACTTAAATATTGCTAATGAAATTTTGGAGCAAGCTGTGCAACTTGTCACCAATGATAATCTTGATCTAGGCTGTGCAGTCATTGAACAGGCTGCTACCGATAAG GCAATAAACACCATTGATACAGAGATTGGTCAACAACTCTCTTTGAGAAGGAAGCATCGAGAAGGTATGGGTTCTACATTTTTTGATGCAAATTTGTATCCTCAAGGTTCTATGGGTGGTGTTCCAGAGCCTCTTCGCCCCAAGCCTGGTCAGTTGTCCCTCTCACAACAACGTGTCTATGAG GACTTTGTTCGGCTTCCCTGGCAAAGCCAGTCTAGCCCGAGCTCACATTCTATGTCTTCTGGTGTTGCTGTTCAATCTGGCACTGGTCTTACTGGCACCAATGGTTCTGTATCAGGGCAGAGTAACCCTGGATACCCTGTCACCACAGGTTATGAAGGAGTATCTCGACCATTAGATGATATGACAGAatcaaatttggctccacattTTAG TGCTTCCTCAATTAACATTAGAGCAGCTGACAGTGTTTCCCAGCATAGTTTGGAGAAAGACTCTGTTGCCTCATTTCCTTCAGCTGCTTCCACCCCTGAATTGCATGCAGTAGATTCTTCTGAAGTGAAA CCACTGGTTACATCAGGTGCTGTGGAGCGCCTTGGAAGTAGTTTTTTGGAGCCTTCTCTCACAACAAGAGATGCCCTAGATAAATTCCAAATTGTTGCACAAAAG TTGGAAGCTATGGTCAGCAATGATTCCAGGGATGGAGAAATACAG GGTGTCATTTCTGAGGTTCCTGAGATCATACTTAGATGTGTTAGTCGAGACGAGGCAGCTTTAGCTGTGGCTCAAAAG GTTTTCAGGGGTTTGTATGATAATGCATCAAACAACATTCATGTCACTGCTCATCTTGCTATCCTAACTGCCATTCGTGATGTTTGCAAGCTTGCTGTCAAGGAGCTTACTAGTTGG GTAATTTACtcggaagaagaaaggaaatatAACAAAGAAATTACTGTTGGCCTCATCCGTAGCGAATTGCTAAATCTTACTGAGTACAATGTTCATATGGCCAAACTTATTGATGGAGGAAGGAACA AGGCTGCAATGGAATTTTCCATTTCCCTTCTTCAAACTCTGGTTGTTGAGGAACCTAAAGTTATTTCAGAACTTCACAATCTTGTTGATGCTTTGGCAAAG ctTGCTACAAAGCCTGGATGCCCTGAGTCATTACCACAGCTTCTTGAAATGATCAAGAATCCTGGTGCTATATCCTCTAGTAATGCTGGAAAGGAGGATAAGGCAAGACAATCAAGAGACATTAAG gtgcCTGGTCTGTTACCTGCAAATAGGGAAGAGTTCAACAGCATTGATTCTATTGAACCAGATCCTGCTGGGTTCCGGGAGCAG GTTTCCATGTTGTTTACAGAATGGTATAGGATATGTGAACTTCCTGGTGCCAATGATACAGCTTTTGCCCACTTTATCTTACAATTGCATCAGAATGGACTACTTAAGGGAGATGATCTTACGGATCGCTTTTTCCGACTATTGACG gAACTAGCTGTTGCACATTGCTTATCCACTGAGATGATTAATTCAGGGTCACTGCAATCTCAACCGCAGCAGACAATGTCATTTCTTGCAATTGATATTTATGCAAAGCTTGTCTTCTCAATCTTGAAG GGATCAAACAAACTCTTTCTTCTTTCCAAG ATTCTGGCAGTTACTGTCAGATTCATTATAAAAGATGCAGAGGAGAAGAAGGCCTCTTTTAATCCAAGGCCACTTTTCAGATTATTCATCAACTGGCTTCTGGATCTTGGTTCACTTGAGCCTGTTACTGATGGTGCAAACCTTCAG ATTTTAACTGGTTTTGCCAATGCATTTCATGCTTTGCAGCCCCTCAAAGTTCCTGCATTCAG TTTTGCATGGCTTGAGTTGATTAGTCACAGGAGCTTCATGCCAAAAATGTTGACTGGTAATGGTCAAAAAGGTTGGCCTTATATCCAAAGGTTGCTTGTAGATCTGTTCCAATTTATGGAGCCTTTTCTGAGGCATGCTGAACTTGGAGAACCG GTTCGTGTCCTCTATAAAGGCACACTTAGGGTGCTCTTAGTGCTACTTCATGACTTCCCGGAGTTTCTCTGTGATTATCACTTTACCTTTTGTGATGTTATTCCTCCAAGTTGCATACAGATGAGGAATATCATTCTAAGTGCATTTCCGCGCAGTATGAGGCTGCCAGACCCATCTACTCCTAATTTGAAG ATAGATTTGCTTCAGGAAATAACCCAATCGCCTCGCATTCTTTCTGAGGTTGATGCAGCACTTAAAGCAAAGCAGATGAAGGCTGATGTAGATGAATACCTTAAG ACAAGACAACAGAGttcgccatttttatctgaacTGAAGGATAAGATGCTTCTCTCACCCAATGAAGCAGCCTCTGCTGGGACTCGATACAATGTGCCGTTAATTAACTCCCTTGTGCTATATGTTGGAATGCAG GCAATCCATCAGCTCCAGGGACGAACTCCCCATACACAAACGTCAGCAAATGCTTTCCCCTTAGCCGTATTTTCTGTTGGTGCTGCATTGGATATTTTCCAGACACTAATTGTGGACTTGGACACTGAAGGGCGCTACCTTTTCCTAAATGCTATTGCCAACCAACTGCGTTATCCTAATACTAATACACACTACTTTTCCTTCATCCTTCTGTACTTGTTTGCAGAATCAAACCAG GAAGTTATCCAAGAACAAATTACTAGAGTCTTGTTAGAACGCCTAATTGTTAACCGTCCTCATCCCTGGGGTCTCCTCATTACTTTTATTGAGCTGATTAAG AATCCTAGGTACAATTTCTGGAACCGGAGTTTCATAAGATGTGCGCCAGAGattgaaaaactttttgaatCGGTGTCAAGATCTTGTGGAGGTCCAAAACCAGTGGATGATAGCATGGTTTCGGGTTGGGTCTGA